In Actinoplanes lobatus, the DNA window CGCGGCGCAGAGCAGGGGTGCGAGGGGACCAGCGGCGCACCGTTCGATTTCCGCGGCGGCCGGCTTGGTGAGGCGTCTGACCAGGTCGGCCAGCGATGGCGGCTCGTCGGTAGAGGCCAGCAGCAGCCGGTCGAGCTCTCCCAGAGCTACCACAACGGCTGACCTGGGCCGGGCGGCGAGATGATCGTCGAGGCCTGTAGCGTGCGGCCGACCAGCTCCTGATCCGCCGTCGTGACCAGGATCTGGAGGCCGGGCGTCGCCGTGCAGAGCTGCTCCAGCGCGACCAGCAGGGCGGCGGCGTTGTCGTCCTGCACCTCCTCCGACCGAGGACTGTCGATGAGCAGCAGGCCGGGATGGGTGGCCACCCCGTGGCGGTGGCCGATCCGGAGTAGCGCGACCACCACTGCGATTCGGAGCCGAAGTCGTTCACCCGGCGACTGCCTCGTGAACCATTCGCGGGGACCACCGGTCTTGAAGACCTGGAGTCGCCCAGCTCGATCGGCGACGATCCGGTCTAGGTTGCGGAAACCGAAATCGCGGGCGAGTCCGGCGATGTCGGCGTTGAGTTCCTCAAAGAGGGTGTCGCTGGCCGCAGTCTGAAGTTCGGTCAGCTCGGCTGTCGCCGCGGCAAGCACCGTCCGATTGTCATCATGAGGCCGCTCTCCCGGCATCGGCAGTGAGTCCCAGGCGCTGACCGTTCCCTCTAGCCGAGCCACCCGGTCGATCAGCGCGCGCCGATCCTGCTCGGTCTGGCCGGCTCGCGTCGCGGTCAGCGCCTGCTCGGCGGTGGCCAAGGCGCGGCGGCACTCCTCGGCGTATGCGGCCAGCTTGTCCCGGTGGGTACGGGCCAGCTTCTCGGCCTCCTGGCTGGCTGCCAACCGCCATTGGGCCTCCTGCTCGGCGGCCTCGGTCTCGGCCGGATCGGCTGCGGGCCGGCCGGCCGGTTCGGTGCACACCGCGCAGATGGCCGCTGCCCGTTCCGCCGCCCGGCGCGCGGGGCTGATCGGGCCCTCGCAGCGCGGGCACACTTCGGGATCGAGGGCGTGGAAGAACAGCCGGGCCGACTCGTGCTCGCGTAGGTCGGCGAGGTGTCGCGCGTCGGAGAGCCGCTGCCAGCGGAGGAGCTCGTAGTTTTCGCGCGCCTCGCGAAGCGAGCTCTCGGCGGACACGGCCGTGGTGGTGAGGTCCGAGATCTCGGTCAGCAGCGACGCCGCGCCGACCGTCTCGCCGAGGGCGGTGAGTTCGTCTCGGGCCGCAGCGAGCCGACGTTCCGCGTCGGCCCGCTGCTCCGAGAGGAGGGCACGCATCCGTGCCGAGTCGGCGTCGGCAGCCCGGTCGGCCTCCTCGAGTTGGTCGCGCGCGGTCTTGAGCCGGGTCAGCAGCGCGGCTCCCGGCAGGTCGAGGAACACCTGCAGGAGCCGCCCGGGCAGTCCGCCGGTGACCACGTCGCCCAGCAGCGCTGGGTCGCCGCCGGGCGGCAGGTAGAGCGCGCCGAAGTAGGCGGGCCAGCCGAACGTGGTTCGCCCGGAGGAGTTGCGGGTGGACGAGGCCTCCAGCCGCTCGAGGTTCAACAGCTCCATCATCAGCTTCGCGACCATGGCGGCGAACGCGTCCGGGTCGGTGGTGTGGGCGAGCTCCACGACGGCGGGGCCGTCCCCTGCCTTGTCCGCCCGCGCCAGGCTGTCCTGGTCCGGGGCCGAGATGATCCGGCCTTGGACGAGTCGCCCGTGTTGAAGGAGCAGGCGGAAGCCGAGCAGGCGCCCGGCCACCGTCACGTCGCAGTCGAGTCGGCTCAGCCAGCCGCGGACCACACCCTGCAGGTTGGCCCGCGGCGAGCCGCGCAGGCACCAGGTGATCAGCTCGAGCACGCTGGTCTTGCCCCGCAGGTTGTCGGCGGCGAGCACGGTGAGCCCGGCGCCGAACCGCAGCACCCGGTCGAACGGGCCGACCGGGTCGACCGATCGGTTACCCACGATGCGGAGTCTGTGCAGCTGAACCGGCCGGGGTAGGGCGCCCGACAGGATCAGGGAGAAATCGTTCTCATCGAAGACACGCTCCACCACCGGCACCGGCACTCCGGCCCGGCGGGCGATGCGGGTGGCGAGTTCTTCGGGACTCATGCGGCGGACGCCGGCGTTTGCCGCTTCTGATCGTGCAGGCGCCAGCGCTCCTGTACCCGCGGCGCTATCGTCGCGATCGGGTCGCCGATCACCGCGTCGCGGTACTCGTCCTGCCGGTACTGCCGTTCCTTGAGCTTGCTGCCGCGATAGCCGGCGGCCAGGCGCGCGACCAACTGGGTGCGCTCAACGAAATAGGCGAACGCCGGGGCGTCGAGCAGGATCCGGTCAGCGGCCGCCCGTCCAGCCTGGGTGAGGTAGTAGTCGTGCCGCAGGACGCGGCCACCGGCGGAGCCCCGCTTGCGCCGGACGACCAGATGGGCGCTGCGGAGCACCGCCAGCGCGTCATCCAACGGCTCGTACGCCCCGAAGAGGAACCGGGTCATCGGGTAGCGGCGCACCTCCGGCTCGTCGGAAGTGAGGATGCCTCCGGCAAGTTCGAGGAACTCGGCGTCGCCACCCTGCTCGTACTCGTTGAGCAGCTCGTCGGCGAGGAAGTCGGGATTGCGGACCCAGAAGTCGAGCTTCTGTAGCAGCACCTGGCTCTCCAGGACCGCCACCGCGTCGGACAGGGCCGGATCAGCGGGCTGCGACGAGATCGGCTCGGCCGCCGTAGAAATGATCAGGAGAATCCGTACGGCGTCCTGGCTGCGGCTGGTGGCACGCATTCCGCCGACCGTTGTGGGAGACACGGCTCGCATTCTAGAAACGTCACAGCCCGGCTGGCTAGGGCATACCGATTGCCCCGATTGTCGGCAGTGTCGCCGCCACTATCAGAAGCTCGGGAGCTGTTGCGGCCTGACCTATGGTGATCCTTTCGCGACTGCGGTTGAACTCGACAAGCTGAATCACCTTGTCTCGATCTTCAATTAGCCCACAGAATTTATGGACTTGTGAGCCGAGGGACATGGTGTGGCGCAAGCCTGGACGGATCTTCCTATTGATCAACCGATCGTCGTTGAGGGATCGAGCGTCGGTGCGCTGGCGCTCTCCGTGGAACCGCTTCCGCCGGAGGCGCCTGCGGTCATCACGTACGAGGCTGTCGCGCCGACCCGAGCCATCGACCTGATCGACGACCTGCTGGAACGCTTGGACCTCGTTGCCCGCGAGTTGTACCCGGCCTGGCTGCCGGCCGCCGACCTGATTCGCGAGCCGTCGGGTGCCGGGGTGATGGCCGTGCGGTCGATTGCTCTACGCCACGCTCACGACGGCGGCCATTACGGGCCGTTCCTCGCTGACCTGGCCGAGCGGGCGTTGCATGGCGTCGCAGCAGGTGGCCGCTTCACCCGGGAAGTCAAGGCGGCCGAACTGGCCAAGGTCATCCCGCGCTGTTTCGACCGCCACCGCGTCGCCATCCTGGTATCCGTACCGGACGGGATGTCGCCGGAGGACGAACGCACCCTCGTCTCGGCCGCACGCTGGCTTGCCGACATCGGTAGGTTTGGGATCTGGCTCGCCGGCACGGCCCTCGACTCGATCGACGACATCGTGCGCGTCCGATTCCGCCCACAGGCCGCCGGTGCCGCGGAGCCCGAAACCCACCGGAGTCCTCTGAGCAACACCATCGGGTACCCCGCGATCGCCGGGCGGCCGCATCCGGCCAGCATGGCCGAACAGTCGCTCGAGGCCGCGCTGTCCGGCGTGGACTGGGCCGCTGGGCGTGAATGGAACCAGATCTATCAGGCGCATCCGCTGACCAATCCGATCCGCGTCGACCTCCTCTGGCGGGACGAGCGTTGTGTCGTCGAGATCGACGGCGCGGAGCATCGCGAGCCGGAGCGATTCGCCGCCGACCGGCAGCGCGACGTACAACTCCAACTGGCCGGATATGCGGTTCTCCGGTTCACCAATACGCAGGTCGTTCAGCATCGCGACCTCGTCATGTCCCAACTTCGGCAATTCCTTGACTGTCGTCGGGCCGAACACCGCGAAAGGGCGATTCATGAGTGACCTGAAGCTGTCGTTGCCGCAACGAGCGTTGCTGCTGATTCTGATGGCGGAAAACGCCGAGCTATCCAACAATGAGATCGCGGAGAAGTACGCGCCCGGCTTGCGATTGACCGGTAAGCCCAAGGAGAAGCTCGTCGACGCGAAGTTGATCGAATGCCGCAGGGGTCCGAAGGGCCTTCTCTTCTTCAGCCTGGCCGACGGGGGCTGGAGGTGGGGCCGTGAGGAGCTGGCGCGGGAAGCGCCGCAGGGCTCCGGGTCAGCCGGGCAGGCCCTGTACGCCGTCCTTCACCGGCTCGAGGAGTATCTCGACCGGACCGGTCGCAGCTTGGCCCAGGTCTTCGGTGACCAGCCCGAGGAGAAGGGCAACCCGGCGCCAGTCGAGGCCAGGCCGGCCGCGGATGAGATCGAGAAGCGGATTCGCCGTGCATACCGCGAGCTGGCGAACCCGGTCGGTTCGTGGGTCGGTCTCGCGGATCTGCGCGAGGGGCTGACCGGTCTCGCAAAGGCCGATGTCGACGGCGTGCTGCGGTTGATGGCGCGGATGTCGGGGGTCCTCGTCGAGGAGGAGACCAACCAGAAGAGCCTGCAAACCCGGGACCGCGACGCCGCGGTTGTCATCGGCAGTCGTGCTCATCACGTTCTGGCGATCGAGGAATGATGCCGGACGGGCTGAAGGCACTCACCGGCCTGCACATCAACGTGACACCGACCGCGGACGACGTCTGGCGGCGTTCCGAATTTCACGTCGACACACTGAACGGCGACGTGGCCGCCTCGATTCTGGACGCGATCGAGGACGCTCGTAGCAGCGATGCCGGTAGCCCGGTCGGGGTCGTCGTGCAGGGCCAGCGGGGCACTGGCAAGACTCATCTGCTGGGCTGGGTGCGCGAGCAGGTACAAAGCCAGGACGGCTACTTCTTCCTGCTCTCTCTGCTGGACGGCACACGCTTCTGGCACAGCCTCGCGCACGCGATGCTCAACGGGCTGACTCGCCGAGTTGATGGGCAGGAGACCCAGGCGCAGGTGTTCATGCGCCGGCTCACCCTGCTGACCGGGGTTCCTTTCGCGGAACGGCAGGAACTCATCGGCGCCGCGCCACTGGGCCGGCCGGCCGTAGAGGCGCTGTTGGAGGCGATCCACCGGCACGCGCCGGACGTGGCCATGGAGTGCCGGTACACAATACGAGCGCTGGCCGTCTACAACGCGGGCGACTTCCGGGCGAAGGAGGTGGGCAGCAACTTCCTGCAGTCGGGTGAGGAGTGCGAGCCGGGCGAACGCACACCGTGGGGCTTGCCCCGCGAAGTACACCCGCCGGAGAAGGTCGTCGGCGAACTGTCCTGGCTGCTGTCGCTGACCGGCCCATCGGTGATCGCCGTGGACCAGATCGACGGCCTGCTGGCATCCAACGTCAAGGCGATGCAGGCCGGACAGAGCGCGGACCTGTCGGATTCTTTGCAGCTCGATCAGGTCGCCAATGGCCTGATGGATGTGCGGGAACGGACCCGAAAGACCCTCACCGTGATCGCCGCCCAGCACGCGACGTGGGAGGTGATCAAGAAGTTCGCGATCGCGGCGGTCCAGGACCGGTTCGTCGCGCGGCAGCACCTTGGCTCGCTGCCCAGCGCCAAGGTAGGCCGGGAGTTGGTCGCACGGCGTCTGAAGCCGCACTACGACGCGAGTGGGTTCGTCCCGCCGTATCCGACCTGGCCGATCCAGGAGCAGGCGTTC includes these proteins:
- a CDS encoding endonuclease domain-containing protein produces the protein MAQAWTDLPIDQPIVVEGSSVGALALSVEPLPPEAPAVITYEAVAPTRAIDLIDDLLERLDLVARELYPAWLPAADLIREPSGAGVMAVRSIALRHAHDGGHYGPFLADLAERALHGVAAGGRFTREVKAAELAKVIPRCFDRHRVAILVSVPDGMSPEDERTLVSAARWLADIGRFGIWLAGTALDSIDDIVRVRFRPQAAGAAEPETHRSPLSNTIGYPAIAGRPHPASMAEQSLEAALSGVDWAAGREWNQIYQAHPLTNPIRVDLLWRDERCVVEIDGAEHREPERFAADRQRDVQLQLAGYAVLRFTNTQVVQHRDLVMSQLRQFLDCRRAEHRERAIHE
- a CDS encoding ATP-binding protein, with protein sequence MSPEELATRIARRAGVPVPVVERVFDENDFSLILSGALPRPVQLHRLRIVGNRSVDPVGPFDRVLRFGAGLTVLAADNLRGKTSVLELITWCLRGSPRANLQGVVRGWLSRLDCDVTVAGRLLGFRLLLQHGRLVQGRIISAPDQDSLARADKAGDGPAVVELAHTTDPDAFAAMVAKLMMELLNLERLEASSTRNSSGRTTFGWPAYFGALYLPPGGDPALLGDVVTGGLPGRLLQVFLDLPGAALLTRLKTARDQLEEADRAADADSARMRALLSEQRADAERRLAAARDELTALGETVGAASLLTEISDLTTTAVSAESSLREARENYELLRWQRLSDARHLADLREHESARLFFHALDPEVCPRCEGPISPARRAAERAAAICAVCTEPAGRPAADPAETEAAEQEAQWRLAASQEAEKLARTHRDKLAAYAEECRRALATAEQALTATRAGQTEQDRRALIDRVARLEGTVSAWDSLPMPGERPHDDNRTVLAAATAELTELQTAASDTLFEELNADIAGLARDFGFRNLDRIVADRAGRLQVFKTGGPREWFTRQSPGERLRLRIAVVVALLRIGHRHGVATHPGLLLIDSPRSEEVQDDNAAALLVALEQLCTATPGLQILVTTADQELVGRTLQASTIISPPGPGQPLW